The following DNA comes from Cytophagia bacterium CHB2.
TGCCGATCAAACACCCGCGGCCAATCTCCACCTCCGAATCCGTGATAACTTTATGCAACACGCATTCCGGCGCAACTTTGGCGTCAAACATCAAAATGGAATCGCCCACCTGCACATTCTCGCCGATCACCACGCCGGGAAAGAGAATGCTATTCTTCACCGCGCCGTACACGCGGCAGCCGCTGTAGATCAGGGAATTCTCGATCTTCGCTTGCGGCCCGATCAACGCAGGCGGGCGATCGCGCACCGCGCTGTGTTCGAGATTGGTGCGGATTTTCCAGCGCTCAGGCTCGATCATGGGCTTTTCGCCGAGCATATCCATGTTGGTCTGCCAGTATTCATCAATTGTGCGCGTGTAGCCCCAATAGCCCTCATACGCGTAGCCAAATACCCGATAGTTTTTTACGGCAGCGGGGATGATGTCTCGTCCGAATTCATACGTTGTCGGATCGCTCTGCGCGTGTTTAGCAAGAACCTCGGCCAGCACTTTTGCAGAAAAGAGATAGATGGTGAGCGAGGCCCAGCATTCCTGCTCCGGCCAATCCGGAGACGTTTCGGGTTTTTCGGCATATTCCAGCAAACGTCCGCCGGGTTTGCCGGTTTCCAATTCAATGCGGCCGACGCCGAAGCGCGTGGCTTGCGCCTTGTTAATGCGCGTAAACGCCATGGTCAAATCCGCGCGATTTTCGAGGTGAAACTCGATTAGCGGATTGTAATTCATCGAATAGATGTGATCCCCAGAGAGCACCAGCACAAGATCGGGGCGGTGAATGCGCAGATAACCGAGGTTTTGATAAACCGCATCGGCATTGCCGCGATACCAGCTCGAGAGCGTTTGTGTTTTGAAGGGCGGCAAAATCGTGACGCTGCGATCGCGGCCCACCATCTCCCACGAGGCGCCGTTGCCAATGTGATTGATCAACGAATACGAGCGGTATTGCGAGAGAATTCCGACATTTTCGATGCCGGAGTGCATGAGGTTGCTCATGGGAAAATCGATGACGCGATACAAACCGCCGAACGGCACGGCCGCCTTGGGCCGGATCAGCGTTAATACCGAAAGCTCGTCGACGCGCCCGCCGGCAAGAATCATCGCTAGTATTTTTCTCATGCCCAACACCCGGGAAGGTTGACCGTCATCGTCTTGCAAACATTCGTTCCATCAGCCAGCCGACGCCGAACACGAGCACGCCGGTAATGGCATATCTAAACTCGGCCCTGAAGGCTTCATCGCCATGCGGATCAGACAAGCCGATGATGATGCCAAAAAATACGATGAACAAACCGAGCATTTGAAAAGCTTTGGCAAAATACCAGAGCGCCTGCTTCAGAATATGCTCCCTTCAAGAGATGCGGTAATATACATTGCTTCGCGCTACGTTGCAACGTTAAGTCACGGCAAAGATCATTTTAATTGAATCTCACTAAACGAGGCGCAAAGCGATGATGAACCTGGCGCGGCACAAACCCCCTCGGAATGACAGCAAACTGCTTGCACCCTTTCCCACCCAACGAAAAAGGGGCAAACGGCAAGGGGGATTTTGGAATATTCACCTCTTACCGTTTGCCCCTGGCTTTGCAGCATTTGCTCACGATACGCCGAGCGGTAAAAAGGCGTCGGGGTTGCTCCATTGACCTTGTTCCTCGCGGTAGCGAATACTCGTATCGACGAGTAATTGGCCGTCTTCGGAGATGCCGATTTTCACGCGTTCCAGCGGCCGCGGCGCCGGCCCTTCAAAATTCAGGCCGTCCATCGTAAAGCCGCTGCCGTGACACGGGCATTTGAATTTGGCTTCCGCTTCGAGCCAGCGCGGGGTGCAGCCGAGATGTGTACATTGCGCAAAAATGGCATAAAAACCCTTGTCGTTGCGCACAATCCACGTGCGATAATCTTTCACCCATTTCGTGCTGACGGCGCCGATGGGGTAATCATCCGGCAAGCCGGCTTTAAAAACCGTGGAAGGCTCGAACAACACGCGCGGAAACATATAGCGCAACGAGCCGAGCAACATCATGCCGAGGAAGCTGAAGAACGCCGTCCAGCCTGCGCGCGAGAGAAAATTGCGCCGCGACATCCAGAGGGTTCCGGGAGCGATCGGCTCCGTTAACGTTGATTTTGCTCCGGGTTTTGCTTTAGTGACTTCACCGGCTGCGGGCGGAGCCGCTGCTTTTGCAGGCGCGGCCTTCGCGGGCGCTGCTTTTTTTTCCGCATTTCCCGGTTCCCCGGCAGCAGTTTCTTTTTTTTCTTCGGACACGTTCAGCCTCCTCTAGCTCGAGAGTGTTTAGAATTCTGTCGGATATCGATCCCGCCAACCGGTTCCGCGCAGACGCATGCGCGTCAACCGAAGCGTTTGAGCAGTTACGCTGATTTGCATGAATGGCAATCTTGTCATGCCGTGGAGAACCCGTGAAGTGTTAACACCACGCCGCGTCCTTCACAAGATTCACCGGACTGACATTTCAAGAGGGTACTTCTACAAATTACGGCAACGTCCGCGAACAATGGCGCACGCTGCGCGTTTTTGCTTCAGGCTCTGTGCTCAACACCAGCTTAATCTCTTTGAAGCTCTATCGCGCTAAAAAAACAAAAAAACTTGGTGTCTCTGGGTCTTTGTGGTAAAATTTGGTTCCGGCTCGTCCGGCTTAGACTCTTGCAAGTTTGACGCTGCTTTTTTCAGCCAATCTGTGACCAAACCACGCCATGGGAATATAAGCGCCGACTAAATCCAATATTGCAAACCAGGTCGGCGAGGGAAGCATGAAGACATTGGTCAGGCCTCCAAGCAGGAAAAAGACGCCCACGCCTAACGCAAATTTTAATTTATGGCTTGCCGCCAGACGGGAGGCGACATAAGCACCTGCCAACGTACCCAACGCATGAGCCAAAAACGGAAAAATAAAATGCCGAGGCTCAAATAAATGCATTGAAGATTTCAGGCTTTCAAAATTCGTCACATCGACACCGGGAGGGGGCGGGATAACCTTGCCGCTTATCGTGATGAGTCCCATGTTTACCAGGCTGCCAACCACGACTCCGGCGATAACGGCCAATACATTTCTAAGAACTGGATTCATATTCCCTGCCTTTCAGCTTGAAAGCCTTGGTCTCTTTAGAGTGAACTCTTCGCAAAAAAGGAAAGAATTCACACAGAGATGCAAAGCCGCCAACATACGCAAAGAAAAGTTTTGCGGGTTCTTTGCGTCTTCGTCCCGCCTTTGCGGGATGAGTTTTCTCTCTTTGGTTCCGGCTCGTCCGGCTTTGGGGAAATAGGCGCTAACATGTTCTTTGCCAGCGAGGCCGTGCGCCGCGCAAAAACCAGATACCTGCGTGACCTTGACTTGTGCACGCCGCGCCTATCGTTTGCCGTTGCTCAAACTCAGCAGATAATTACGCAATGCCACGATCTGCTTGTCAGGATCGCCGTCCAACACGTCCG
Coding sequences within:
- a CDS encoding glucose-1-phosphate adenylyltransferase is translated as MRKILAMILAGGRVDELSVLTLIRPKAAVPFGGLYRVIDFPMSNLMHSGIENVGILSQYRSYSLINHIGNGASWEMVGRDRSVTILPPFKTQTLSSWYRGNADAVYQNLGYLRIHRPDLVLVLSGDHIYSMNYNPLIEFHLENRADLTMAFTRINKAQATRFGVGRIELETGKPGGRLLEYAEKPETSPDWPEQECWASLTIYLFSAKVLAEVLAKHAQSDPTTYEFGRDIIPAAVKNYRVFGYAYEGYWGYTRTIDEYWQTNMDMLGEKPMIEPERWKIRTNLEHSAVRDRPPALIGPQAKIENSLIYSGCRVYGAVKNSILFPGVVIGENVQVGDSILMFDAKVAPECVLHKVITDSEVEIGRGCLIGNGDPTIHNEEYSDLLRSGITLIGRGAILPEGITIGSNCIVHPELEPSRFHDKVYESGVSIS
- a CDS encoding Rieske 2Fe-2S domain-containing protein, whose amino-acid sequence is MSRRNFLSRAGWTAFFSFLGMMLLGSLRYMFPRVLFEPSTVFKAGLPDDYPIGAVSTKWVKDYRTWIVRNDKGFYAIFAQCTHLGCTPRWLEAEAKFKCPCHGSGFTMDGLNFEGPAPRPLERVKIGISEDGQLLVDTSIRYREEQGQWSNPDAFLPLGVS